The proteins below come from a single Limimonas halophila genomic window:
- the ispH gene encoding 4-hydroxy-3-methylbut-2-enyl diphosphate reductase, producing the protein MSETPSTPAADSDTGQASEKPPLKIYLAGPRGFCAGVERAIDIVDLALQKYGAPVYVRHEIVHNRYVVEQLEAKGAVFVEDLNEAPADKPIIFSAHGVPKVVPAEADRREMFYIDATCPLVSKVHREAERQHKNGNTVILIGHDGHPEVEGTIGQLPEGAIKLVQDPEEVWQLEVEDPERLAFVTQTTLSLDDTMDVINALRERFPTISAPKQEDICYATTNRQHAVKALADKVETMVVVGAPNSSNSMRLVEVAKKQGCDSFMVQRAEQMDWSRLNGVRTIGVTAGASAPELLVDEVIAACREHFDVSVEEVRVTQEDVQFKLPRALADAAA; encoded by the coding sequence ATGAGCGAGACACCGTCCACGCCCGCCGCTGACAGCGACACCGGTCAGGCAAGCGAAAAGCCGCCGCTGAAAATCTACCTCGCCGGCCCGCGCGGCTTCTGCGCCGGGGTGGAGCGCGCGATCGACATCGTGGACCTGGCGCTGCAGAAGTACGGCGCTCCCGTCTACGTGCGCCACGAGATCGTGCACAACCGCTACGTGGTGGAGCAGCTGGAGGCCAAGGGCGCCGTCTTCGTCGAGGACCTCAACGAGGCGCCGGCCGACAAGCCCATCATCTTCTCCGCCCACGGCGTGCCCAAGGTGGTCCCCGCCGAGGCCGACCGGCGCGAGATGTTCTACATCGACGCCACCTGCCCGCTCGTCTCCAAGGTCCACCGCGAGGCGGAGCGCCAACACAAGAACGGCAACACCGTCATCCTCATCGGCCACGACGGTCACCCCGAGGTGGAGGGCACGATCGGCCAGCTGCCCGAGGGCGCGATCAAGCTCGTTCAGGACCCGGAAGAGGTCTGGCAGCTGGAGGTCGAGGACCCGGAGCGCTTGGCGTTCGTCACCCAGACGACGCTGTCGCTGGACGACACGATGGACGTCATCAACGCCCTGCGCGAGCGCTTCCCCACGATCTCGGCGCCCAAGCAGGAGGACATCTGCTACGCCACCACCAACCGCCAGCACGCCGTGAAGGCGCTCGCGGACAAGGTGGAGACGATGGTGGTCGTGGGTGCGCCCAACTCCTCCAACTCCATGCGGCTCGTCGAGGTGGCGAAGAAGCAGGGCTGCGATTCCTTCATGGTGCAGCGCGCCGAGCAGATGGACTGGAGCCGCCTGAACGGCGTGCGGACCATCGGCGTCACCGCCGGCGCCTCAGCGCCCGAGCTGCTGGTGGACGAGGTGATCGCCGCCTGCCGCGAGCACTTCGACGTCAGCGTCGAGGAAGTGCGCGTCA
- a CDS encoding alanine-zipper protein: protein MNGTSGLKKTAAVALPVLMIAGCTQLSADDRQLLKEVQQTAEEAKQQSQQAAQSADQAAQEASAAREAAEEAQASAQESERKATQAAADAEAAREKADRMFQKSVNK from the coding sequence ATGAACGGGACATCCGGGCTGAAGAAGACGGCGGCGGTGGCGCTGCCGGTGCTGATGATCGCGGGCTGCACCCAGCTGTCCGCCGACGACCGCCAGCTCCTCAAGGAGGTGCAGCAGACCGCCGAGGAGGCCAAGCAGCAGTCGCAGCAAGCGGCGCAGAGCGCCGATCAGGCCGCACAGGAGGCCAGCGCGGCCCGTGAGGCGGCCGAAGAGGCCCAGGCGAGCGCGCAGGAGTCCGAGCGCAAGGCGACCCAGGCGGCGGCCGACGCCGAGGCCGCGCGCGAGAAGGCGGATCGGATGTTCCAGAAGTCCGTCAACAAGTAA
- the gcvT gene encoding glycine cleavage system aminomethyltransferase GcvT, producing the protein MADRDESSSLLQTPLSHVHKELGARMVPFAGYEMPVQYPSGIVSEHNHTRVSAGLFDISHMGHIVLRLATSAPDVALERIVPGDIAHLRRGRMRYTLLMSEQGGIHDDLMVARPSTPDLFLVVNAATKAHDAEILRRHLGEEVSVEPQENAGFLALQGPKAADVMARLCPGAAAMDFMDVAHLEVNGASAIVSRSGYTGEDGFEIALASADTEAVFRALLAHEEVEPVGLGARDTLRLEAGLCLYGHDIDTTTTPVEAGLSWTIGRRRREAGDFLGADVVLDQLANGPPRKRVGLLPEGRAPVREGAALYAGDGGVHVGSVTSGGFGPTVNRPVAMGYVDRAHSAWGTGVTADVRGRSRPCTVARPRFVQNGEPAIVTSKQNKS; encoded by the coding sequence ATGGCCGACCGCGACGAGTCGTCATCCCTTCTTCAAACCCCGCTCAGCCACGTACACAAGGAGCTGGGCGCGCGCATGGTGCCCTTCGCCGGCTATGAAATGCCGGTGCAGTACCCCAGCGGCATCGTCAGCGAACACAATCACACCCGCGTGTCCGCGGGCCTCTTCGACATCTCCCACATGGGTCACATCGTGCTGCGGCTGGCGACGAGCGCGCCGGACGTGGCGCTGGAGCGCATCGTGCCGGGGGACATTGCGCACCTGCGGCGCGGGCGCATGCGCTACACCCTGCTGATGAGCGAGCAGGGCGGCATCCACGACGACCTCATGGTGGCGCGGCCGTCCACGCCGGACCTCTTCCTCGTGGTCAACGCCGCCACGAAGGCGCACGACGCCGAGATCCTGCGCCGCCACCTGGGCGAGGAGGTATCCGTGGAGCCGCAGGAGAACGCCGGCTTCCTGGCGCTCCAGGGGCCCAAGGCCGCGGACGTCATGGCGCGGCTGTGCCCGGGGGCGGCGGCTATGGACTTCATGGACGTCGCCCACCTGGAGGTGAACGGAGCGTCCGCGATCGTCAGCCGCTCCGGCTACACGGGCGAGGACGGCTTCGAGATCGCGCTGGCCTCGGCGGACACGGAAGCGGTGTTCCGCGCCCTGCTGGCGCACGAGGAGGTCGAGCCCGTCGGTCTGGGCGCGCGCGACACCCTGCGCCTGGAGGCCGGGCTGTGCCTCTACGGCCACGACATCGACACCACCACCACGCCCGTCGAGGCCGGGCTGAGCTGGACCATCGGCCGCCGCCGCCGCGAGGCCGGGGATTTCCTGGGCGCGGACGTGGTGCTCGACCAACTCGCCAACGGGCCGCCGCGCAAGCGCGTGGGGCTGCTGCCCGAGGGCCGCGCGCCCGTGCGCGAGGGCGCGGCGTTGTACGCGGGGGACGGAGGCGTCCACGTCGGCAGCGTCACCAGCGGCGGCTTCGGGCCCACCGTCAACCGCCCGGTCGCCATGGGCTACGTGGACCGGGCTCACAGCGCCTGGGGCACGGGCGTGACCGCCGACGTCCGGGGCCGCTCGCGGCCCTGCACCGTCGCCCGGCCGCGCTTCGTGCAGAACGGCGAACCCGCCATCGTCACCAGCAAACAGAACAAGAGCTGA
- the gcvH gene encoding glycine cleavage system protein GcvH, with product MSEIRYTKDHEWVRVEDGTGTVGITQHAQEQLGDIVFVELPEAGQELKQGDEIGTLESVKAASEVYAPASGTVQAVNEDLADDPAQLNSDPFGAGWLYTFAISDRGEIDGLMDEAQYKEFCAEG from the coding sequence ATGAGCGAGATCCGCTACACCAAGGACCACGAGTGGGTGCGCGTCGAGGACGGCACCGGCACCGTCGGCATCACCCAGCACGCGCAGGAGCAACTCGGCGACATCGTCTTCGTGGAGCTGCCGGAGGCCGGCCAGGAGCTCAAGCAGGGCGACGAGATCGGCACGCTGGAATCCGTGAAGGCCGCCAGCGAGGTCTACGCGCCCGCCAGCGGCACGGTGCAGGCGGTGAACGAGGACCTGGCCGACGATCCCGCCCAGCTCAACAGCGACCCCTTCGGGGCGGGCTGGCTCTACACCTTCGCCATCAGCGACCGCGGCGAGATCGACGGCCTGATGGACGAGGCCCAGTACAAGGAATTCTGCGCGGAGGGCTGA
- the gcvP gene encoding aminomethyl-transferring glycine dehydrogenase — MPKKRRPLSELEQTADFISRHIGPDESQKRQMLRALNLPSMDALIQRAVPDSVRSRGGLPLASTHTEKDALDYIRKISSENDLKKSLIGLGYHNTVTPAVLRRRVLENPGWYTAYTPYQPEIAQGRLEGLVNFQQMIMDLTGMELANASLLDEGTAAAEAMTLIRRQTKKKQSQRFLVADDVHPQTIAVMRTRARPLGITVEVDEPRNFGDKDAFGVLVQYPGTYGDVEDHSEVVKKIHDNGGLVAVASDPLALTLLTPPGEWGADVVVGNSQRFGVPMGYGGPHAAFFATHEKYKRSVPGRIIGVSVDVNGNPAMRMALQTREQHIRREKATSNICTAQTLLANMAAFYACWHGPEGLTTIATRVHRLTGILATGLEQLGFELANHTFFDTLTINAGDEAEAILYRARDRGFNLRLIDSERIGVALDETVERYEIEELWRAFAGRNEIGMRAAEMDAVASDGIPNRLKRTSAFLTHEVFNSYHTETEMLRYLHRLARRDIALDRSMIPLGSCTMKLNAASEMEPISWPRFASLHPFVPREQARGYMRMIRELETMLARLTGFHSVTMQPNSGAQGEYTGLLMIRAYHESRGEAHRDVVLIPTSAHGTNPASAKMAGCEVQLVDCAENGDVDLDDLKAKAEKHSSRLAGLMITYPSTHGVFEQAISEICELIHSHGGQVYMDGANLNALLGVAYPAEFGADVCHFNLHKTFCIPHGGGGPGVGPVGAAKHLAPYMPGHPFEPSVGGEDAIGPVTATPWGSAGILPISWMYITLMGAEGLQQATETAILNANYLAKRLSEGYPILYTGDTGFVAHECIVDTRVLQDEAGITADDVAKRLIDYGFHAPTMSWPVPGTFMIEPTESENKAEIDRFCDAMLRIREEARKVASGEWPRDDNPLVNAPHTEAGVTADTWPHPYSRRVAAYPDPSLKADNYFPPVARVDNAYGDKHLVCSCPPVEAYRDAAE, encoded by the coding sequence ATGCCGAAGAAGCGTCGCCCGCTTTCCGAGCTGGAGCAGACCGCTGACTTCATTTCCCGCCACATCGGGCCGGACGAAAGCCAGAAGCGGCAAATGCTGCGCGCACTCAATCTGCCGTCCATGGACGCGCTGATCCAGCGCGCCGTGCCGGATTCCGTGCGCTCGCGCGGCGGCCTGCCGCTGGCCTCCACCCACACCGAGAAGGACGCGCTGGACTACATCCGCAAGATCTCCTCGGAAAACGATCTCAAGAAGTCCCTGATCGGGCTCGGCTACCACAACACCGTCACGCCCGCCGTGCTGCGCCGGCGCGTGCTGGAGAACCCGGGCTGGTACACGGCCTACACGCCCTATCAGCCCGAGATCGCGCAGGGCCGGCTGGAAGGGCTGGTCAACTTCCAGCAAATGATCATGGACCTGACCGGCATGGAGCTGGCCAACGCCTCGCTGCTGGACGAGGGGACGGCCGCAGCCGAGGCCATGACGCTCATCCGCCGGCAGACGAAGAAGAAGCAAAGCCAGCGTTTTCTGGTCGCCGACGACGTGCACCCGCAGACCATCGCGGTGATGCGCACGCGCGCGCGGCCCCTCGGGATCACCGTGGAAGTCGACGAGCCGCGCAACTTCGGGGACAAGGACGCCTTCGGCGTGCTCGTGCAGTACCCCGGTACCTACGGCGACGTCGAGGACCACAGCGAGGTCGTGAAGAAGATTCACGACAACGGCGGCCTGGTCGCCGTGGCGAGCGACCCGCTGGCGCTGACGCTGCTGACGCCGCCGGGCGAGTGGGGCGCCGACGTCGTGGTGGGCAACTCCCAGCGCTTCGGCGTGCCGATGGGCTACGGCGGGCCGCACGCCGCCTTCTTCGCCACGCACGAAAAGTACAAGCGCTCGGTGCCCGGGCGCATCATCGGGGTGTCGGTGGACGTCAACGGCAACCCCGCGATGCGCATGGCGCTGCAGACACGCGAGCAGCACATCCGCCGCGAGAAGGCCACGAGCAACATCTGCACGGCGCAGACGCTGCTGGCGAACATGGCCGCCTTCTACGCCTGCTGGCACGGGCCCGAGGGGCTGACCACGATCGCCACGCGCGTGCACCGCCTGACCGGCATCCTGGCGACGGGGCTGGAGCAGCTCGGCTTCGAGCTGGCCAACCACACCTTCTTCGACACCCTGACGATCAATGCCGGCGACGAGGCGGAGGCCATCCTCTACCGGGCGCGCGATCGCGGCTTCAACCTGCGCCTGATCGACAGCGAGCGCATCGGGGTGGCGCTGGACGAAACCGTCGAACGCTACGAGATCGAGGAGTTGTGGCGCGCCTTCGCCGGGCGCAACGAAATCGGCATGCGCGCGGCGGAGATGGATGCCGTGGCGTCGGACGGCATCCCCAACCGCCTCAAGCGCACCTCGGCGTTCCTCACCCACGAGGTGTTCAACTCCTATCACACCGAGACGGAGATGCTGCGCTACCTGCACCGGCTGGCGCGGCGCGACATCGCGCTCGACCGCTCGATGATCCCGCTCGGCTCGTGCACGATGAAGCTCAACGCCGCCAGCGAGATGGAGCCGATCTCCTGGCCGCGCTTCGCCAGCCTCCATCCCTTCGTTCCGCGCGAGCAGGCGCGCGGCTACATGCGCATGATCCGCGAGCTGGAGACGATGCTGGCGCGCCTGACCGGGTTCCACAGCGTCACGATGCAGCCGAACTCGGGCGCGCAGGGGGAGTACACCGGGCTGCTGATGATCCGCGCCTACCACGAAAGCCGCGGCGAGGCGCACCGCGACGTCGTGCTCATCCCCACCTCCGCGCACGGCACCAACCCCGCCAGCGCCAAGATGGCCGGGTGCGAGGTTCAGCTGGTGGACTGCGCGGAAAACGGCGACGTGGACCTGGACGACCTGAAAGCGAAGGCGGAGAAGCACAGCTCGCGCCTCGCCGGGCTGATGATCACCTATCCCTCCACGCACGGGGTGTTCGAGCAGGCCATCAGCGAGATCTGCGAGCTGATCCACAGCCACGGCGGGCAGGTCTACATGGACGGCGCGAACCTGAACGCGCTGCTCGGCGTGGCCTACCCGGCCGAGTTCGGCGCCGACGTGTGCCACTTCAATCTGCACAAGACCTTCTGCATTCCGCACGGCGGCGGCGGACCGGGTGTCGGCCCCGTGGGCGCGGCCAAGCACCTGGCGCCCTACATGCCCGGCCATCCCTTCGAGCCGTCGGTGGGCGGCGAGGACGCCATCGGCCCCGTGACCGCGACGCCCTGGGGCTCGGCGGGCATCCTGCCGATCTCGTGGATGTACATCACGCTGATGGGCGCCGAGGGGCTGCAGCAGGCCACGGAGACGGCCATCCTCAACGCCAACTACCTGGCCAAGCGGCTGAGCGAGGGCTATCCCATCCTCTACACCGGGGACACGGGCTTCGTCGCTCACGAGTGCATCGTGGACACGCGCGTGCTTCAGGACGAAGCCGGGATCACGGCGGACGACGTCGCCAAGCGGCTGATCGACTACGGCTTCCACGCGCCCACGATGTCCTGGCCCGTGCCCGGCACCTTCATGATCGAGCCCACGGAATCGGAGAACAAGGCGGAGATCGACCGCTTCTGCGACGCCATGCTCCGGATCCGCGAGGAGGCGCGGAAGGTCGCCAGCGGCGAGTGGCCGAGGGACGACAACCCGCTGGTCAACGCGCCGCACACGGAAGCCGGCGTGACGGCGGACACCTGGCCGCATCCCTACAGCCGCCGGGTGGCGGCCTATCCCGACCCCTCGCTCAAGGCGGACAACTACTTCCCGCCCGTGGCCCGCGTGGACAACGCGTACGGCGACAAGCACCTCGTGTGCAGCTGTCCGCCCGTCGAGGCGTACCGCGACGCGGCGGAGTAG
- a CDS encoding adenine phosphoribosyltransferase yields the protein MDLKDHIRRVPDFPKPGILFYDISTLLAHPDAWQETVRQLEAGVAPHKPDVLAGIESRGFLVAAPLALRLNLGFVMLRKPGKLPGPTVRHSYALEYGEDAIEMQEDAVTPGQRVVVLDDLLATGGTMRAATDLLHEQGAEVPSAACLIELSFLQGRDKMNVPVHSLMSFASGDTASLGPDAG from the coding sequence ATGGACCTGAAAGACCACATCCGCCGGGTTCCGGACTTCCCCAAGCCCGGAATCCTCTTCTACGACATCTCTACACTCCTGGCGCACCCCGATGCGTGGCAGGAGACGGTGCGCCAGCTGGAAGCCGGCGTCGCGCCGCACAAGCCCGACGTGCTGGCCGGGATCGAGAGCCGCGGCTTCCTCGTGGCCGCGCCGCTGGCGCTCCGGCTGAACCTGGGCTTCGTCATGCTGCGCAAGCCGGGCAAGCTCCCCGGCCCCACGGTGCGGCACAGCTACGCGCTGGAGTACGGCGAGGACGCCATCGAGATGCAGGAGGACGCGGTGACGCCGGGCCAGCGCGTCGTCGTGCTCGACGACCTGCTCGCCACCGGCGGCACGATGCGCGCCGCCACCGACCTGCTGCACGAACAGGGCGCCGAGGTGCCCTCGGCCGCCTGCCTCATCGAGCTGTCCTTCCTGCAGGGCCGCGACAAGATGAATGTGCCCGTGCACAGCCTGATGAGCTTTGCGAGTGGCGACACCGCCTCGCTCGGCCCGGACGCGGGCTGA
- a CDS encoding GlxA family transcriptional regulator, whose protein sequence is MLGTVPRDLPQTIGFVLVPGFSMIAFTSTVETMRLANRLANRPLYRWPLFSPDGNPVAASNNIALTPDGDLEQASQLSTIAICGGQGVHRAVDRSFISWLRRMDRSGADVGAICTGSYLLARAGLLDGYHCTIHWEQLAGFAEEFPDIEVTTELFEIDRQRFTCAGGSAGIDMMLNVIAMQHGHELAARVADQFMHERIRDRHDHQRISLPARLGVRHPKLLSVIELMEQHLEEPLSRAELASKAGLSTRQLERLFRKYLHRSPARYYLELRLNKARLLLVQTNMSVIDVALACGFVSASHFSKCYRDFFGRTPRKERGLPPHGEPGGELDDEVG, encoded by the coding sequence ATGCTTGGCACGGTTCCGCGCGATCTGCCCCAGACCATCGGGTTCGTTCTCGTTCCCGGATTCTCCATGATCGCCTTCACCTCCACGGTGGAGACGATGCGCCTGGCCAACCGCCTGGCGAACCGGCCGCTGTACCGCTGGCCACTGTTCTCGCCGGACGGCAACCCCGTGGCCGCCTCCAACAACATCGCCCTGACGCCCGACGGCGACCTGGAGCAGGCGAGCCAGCTGTCCACGATCGCCATCTGCGGCGGCCAGGGCGTGCACCGCGCGGTGGACCGGAGCTTCATCTCCTGGCTGCGCCGCATGGACCGCTCGGGCGCGGACGTCGGGGCGATCTGCACCGGCAGCTACCTGCTCGCCCGCGCCGGGCTGCTGGACGGCTATCATTGCACGATCCACTGGGAGCAGCTGGCCGGCTTCGCCGAGGAGTTCCCGGACATCGAGGTCACCACCGAGCTGTTCGAGATCGACCGCCAGCGCTTCACCTGCGCCGGCGGCTCGGCGGGCATCGACATGATGCTCAACGTCATCGCCATGCAGCACGGTCACGAGCTGGCGGCGCGCGTGGCCGACCAGTTCATGCACGAGCGCATCCGCGACCGCCACGACCACCAGCGCATCTCCCTGCCCGCGCGCCTGGGCGTGCGCCATCCCAAGCTGCTGTCCGTGATCGAGCTGATGGAGCAGCACCTGGAGGAGCCGCTGTCGCGCGCGGAGCTGGCGAGCAAGGCGGGGCTGTCGACGCGCCAGCTGGAGCGGCTGTTCCGCAAGTACCTGCACCGCTCGCCGGCGCGCTACTACCTGGAACTGCGGCTCAACAAGGCGCGCCTGCTGCTGGTGCAGACGAACATGTCGGTGATCGACGTGGCGCTGGCCTGCGGCTTCGTCTCCGCCTCGCACTTCTCCAAGTGCTACCGCGACTTCTTCGGCCGCACCCCGCGCAAGGAACGCGGCCTGCCGCCGCACGGCGAGCCCGGCGGCGAACTGGACGACGAGGTCGGGTGA
- a CDS encoding sarcosine oxidase subunit beta family protein: MKARYSIWSLLRNALSYHENWPAAWRSPEPKQEYDAVIVGGGGHGLATAYYMAKEHGMTNIAVLERGWLGGGNTGRNTTIVRSNYMWDESAALYEHSLKLWETMSKELNFNVMFSQRGVLNLAHTQNEVRVTKRRINSNRLNNIDSVWLEPEEVKKWVPAIDLLGNGRYPVLGGSLQFRGGVARHDAVAWGYARAADALGVDIIQQCAVEGFDIEDGQVTGVRTTKGTIKTKRVGLVVAGHAGVLADMAGFKLPINSRPLSALVSEPMKPCFHTTVMAGQVHAYCSQSDKGELVIGAGADPYNSYSQWGSNPVTEDTVAAICELYPIFRRVRMLRQWGGVVDIAPDASPIMGTSPVRGIYLNVGWGTGGFKCTPGSGNVFADTMANDRPSPIAAPFRLDRFQTGGVIDEHAAAGVAH, from the coding sequence ATGAAAGCTCGCTACTCGATCTGGTCCCTTCTGCGCAACGCCCTGAGCTACCACGAGAACTGGCCGGCGGCCTGGCGCAGCCCGGAACCCAAGCAGGAATACGACGCCGTCATCGTGGGCGGCGGCGGCCACGGGCTGGCGACGGCCTACTACATGGCCAAAGAGCACGGCATGACCAACATCGCCGTGCTGGAGCGCGGCTGGCTGGGCGGCGGCAACACGGGCCGCAACACCACGATCGTGCGCTCCAACTACATGTGGGACGAGAGCGCCGCGCTCTACGAGCACTCCCTCAAGCTGTGGGAGACGATGTCGAAGGAGCTGAACTTCAACGTGATGTTCAGCCAGCGCGGCGTGCTCAACCTCGCGCACACGCAGAACGAGGTGCGCGTCACCAAGCGCCGCATCAACTCCAACCGGCTCAACAACATCGACAGCGTGTGGCTGGAGCCGGAAGAGGTGAAGAAGTGGGTGCCGGCCATCGACCTGCTGGGCAACGGCCGCTACCCGGTGCTCGGCGGCTCGCTGCAGTTCCGCGGCGGCGTCGCCCGCCACGACGCGGTGGCCTGGGGCTACGCCCGCGCGGCCGACGCGCTGGGCGTGGACATCATCCAGCAGTGCGCCGTCGAGGGCTTCGACATCGAGGACGGCCAGGTCACGGGCGTGCGCACCACGAAGGGCACGATCAAGACCAAGCGCGTCGGGCTGGTCGTCGCCGGCCACGCGGGCGTGCTGGCGGACATGGCCGGCTTCAAGCTGCCCATCAACTCGCGCCCGCTGTCCGCGCTGGTCAGCGAGCCCATGAAGCCGTGCTTCCACACCACGGTCATGGCCGGGCAGGTGCACGCCTACTGCAGCCAGTCCGACAAGGGCGAGCTGGTCATCGGCGCCGGCGCCGACCCCTACAACAGCTATTCGCAGTGGGGCAGCAACCCGGTCACCGAGGACACCGTGGCCGCGATCTGCGAACTGTATCCCATCTTCCGGCGCGTGCGCATGCTGCGCCAGTGGGGCGGCGTGGTCGACATCGCGCCGGACGCCAGCCCGATCATGGGGACCTCGCCCGTGCGCGGGATCTACCTGAACGTCGGCTGGGGCACCGGCGGCTTCAAGTGCACGCCGGGCTCGGGCAACGTCTTCGCCGACACCATGGCCAACGACCGCCCCTCGCCGATCGCCGCGCCCTTCCGGTTGGACCGCTTCCAGACCGGCGGCGTCATCGACGAGCACGCGGCGGCGGGCGTGGCCCACTGA
- a CDS encoding sarcosine oxidase subunit delta, protein MLLIPCPYCGERSENEFGYGGEAHKVRPENPEQLSDADWNDYVFLQKNTKGTYYERWVHSHGCRRWFNVARDTLTNEVLAVYPMGEQPPEVEQRKYI, encoded by the coding sequence ATGCTGCTCATCCCGTGCCCGTACTGCGGCGAGCGCTCGGAAAACGAGTTCGGCTACGGCGGCGAGGCGCACAAGGTGCGCCCGGAAAACCCGGAGCAGCTCTCCGACGCCGATTGGAACGACTACGTCTTCCTGCAGAAGAACACCAAGGGCACCTACTACGAACGCTGGGTGCACAGTCACGGCTGCCGCCGCTGGTTCAACGTCGCGCGCGACACCCTGACGAACGAGGTGCTGGCGGTGTATCCCATGGGCGAGCAGCCGCCCGAGGTGGAGCAGCGCAAATACATCTAG